The following DNA comes from Marivivens aquimaris.
GCACATGGCGGTCTGGCCGTGCCCGATAGGCCAGGCTCGACCGCGAAATCCCGACCAGCCTGCACGCCCGCCGCTCCGTGAACTGATGATCCGCCATCAGCGTCTTCACGGCATCCCGGCGGTGTGCAGGCGTCAGGAGTTTTTTGCCAGCAGCCCTTTCAGACCCGAATTGTCGAGCATGGCATCCGCCAGAAGCCGCTTGAGTTCAGCGTTCTCGGCTTCCAGATCTTTCAGGCGGCGCAGTTCGGAAACCTGCATGCCCCCATACCGGCTCTTCCACTTGTAGAGCGTCGCATCCGACATGCCATGCTTGCGACACAGCTCCGCGACCTTCGCCCCGGCCGTATATTCCTGCAAAATCCGGACAATCTGTTCTTCCGTGAAACGTGATTTACGCATTCTTTGTTCTCCTCGTTGCTTCGAACGTTACGAGAACAAACTCTCCTTTTGAATGGCCCAGTTTCTTGGGGGCAGGTCAGTCGCTCGAACGCGACTGGAGACAGTGCTAAGCCGCATCTTCGATATAGGCGACCTGTCAGCTCGTGCCTTCCAGAGCCAATCCACTCGACAAAAGAATATCTACGGAGCTCGGGTACGCAAGCATGTTCGGAGTACACTCGAAGAGTTTGCTTCCGCGTTCATCTTTACGATGGGCCTTCGATCCCTAGTGGGACTAGTAATCGGTTTAATGGCCACATTTGCAGCCACGGTCGGAACTTACTTACTCTTAGAACAGAATAAGCTTTTCGCCGAGCAGATTCAAACCATCCAAGATCAGGCGCTTGAGACTCTTTATTTGGAGACCTTTGACACTTTAGAACAAGATGGTGCTTCGACTCCTCGAGCTGAGGCCCGTGCAAGTTTGTTCTTTTCACGTTTACCAACTCCGCAACGGCAGGCGGTAGGACCGGAAGTGTCCGGACTCGTTGATTTTGGTAGATGCAACCAAGTCAAACTACAATCGGTGCCCGATCGCGTGCGAGGTCTGCTGGTTTTGGATTTGTCGCCAAGCGTTGTGCCGACCCGGATGATTGATTTGGCAGACTATCGTAGTAGCCAGGGTGACTTAGCAGGAGCTTTTCTTTCGTCACGTGTTTCTCGCGCACTTCTGGACGACGAGGTGATCTCGCGCGTAGGCGGTACATCGGCTTCTGATAGCATACTAACGAATGACTTGGCTAAGCGAGTTTCAATTTCATCTAGCAGCTTTGCAAACGTCACATGGCCAAGAATGATTGCTGAAGAAAGCCAGATTCAAGACAGTTGTTTCGACGGCTCAATTTTGTCAGATGCTAGTTTTGAGTTAGCATCTCTCCGCAATGTTTCTTTCGAAAGTGCTGATTTGGATCGCGCCAACTTCGACCAGGGTAAACATGTTAATGTTGACTTTTCAGACGCTCGGATGCGGGGCAGCAACCTTGATCAGACAGTACTCCGCAATGTGCAGTTCAAGGGCACAAATCTGGCCTTTGCTCGCTTTGGTTCAGTTGACGAGAACTTGATTTTCGAAAACGTCTCTTTTGAAGGTGCAAATCTTTCGGGAGCCGTGATTACCGAAGTGCGAGAATGGCAGGTCATCGGGCTTGAAACCGCATGCACGCATCCCAGATGGCCAGTCTGTATAGAAGGACAGGGTGTAATGGACTTGTCCTCTGGCGACCAACGCTGCAACGCGAACGAAACCCCAGAAATTCTGTCTGAGATTTTGGACTCTTTCTTTGCCAGCCATGCCGATTTGAGTGATCACCTAGAACGCTACAATTCTTGCATACGCTCCGAGAGCTTCTGAGCGGCGATGAGCGCTCTCAGCCAAAGTCCGCTTTGGTGAAGCTGCGTTGCGGCATCGACATTTTACATGAAAGGCAGCTATGGGCCGAAAAATGCACAATGTGTTTGACCGCCATGCCAAAAGTTCGACATGGCGGTTTTCTCTTTGATCAATCGGACTGAGGGTTGAACCCCGGTGCCAGGACAAGCGTGGAGACGTCCCCATCTGTTGTCGCGATCCGTGCAGGGCGTAGAGCAGAGTAGTTGTCCGTGCTGAAGTACATCTCGGCCGCGTCCATGCTGGGAAAGCGAACAACGATCGTCAGGTTCGCGCCGTTGTCGCCCTCGAGCTTTGTGACTGCAGGCGCGACAACCAACACTTCCGCGCCGACATCGGCCAGCAAGGGGCCAAGGTGGTTGGCATAGTCGCTGGTGTAAGTCTCGAAGTCTTCGACGTAGAGGTTGGCCAGCAAGTAGGCCGGTGTCGAGACGTTGCTTTCGTCGGCTGCGGCGAACGAGGCGGAGAAACCGAAGATGGCGCCCGCCAGAATTGCTGCGGGTCTTTTGATCATCATTTTCATTTCTGTCTCCCTCAGAGATTTGCTTTGGCCCAAGGTCAATCGGCCAAGGCGAGGCCTACAGCGGCTCGCCCTTCATTTGTCTTGATAGAGAAGTCGGTCCCAAGATGTGGGTCGGCGTCGGGTCCACATAGCCAGAGCAAGGCTTTGGCCACCCATTCCGGTGGGATATGCACATTAGGATCAAGCTGGCTTACCGGGTTGATGCCAGAGGTGCGTATCGATACCTGCATGTCAGTTGCGACCGTGCCGGGGCTCAGCCCGATGACCCGGACACCTTGAGGGCCATACTCCTTGTGCGCGACACGCGTGAGCGACAGGACAGCCGCCTTGGTGGCGCAATAGTGGCTCCACCCTTCAAGGGCGCTTGTCGCCGCCCCGGAACTGATGTTGAGGATCGTGCCGCCACCGGACTCGACCATCCAAGGGATGGCGTAGCGCAGGCCGTGATAGACGCCCTTGAGGTTCACATCCACGATTTGCCCCCACGCCTGCGGGTCGCTGTCTGCAAGTCTCGCAATCGGGTCAATCGTGCCCGCGTTGTTGACAAGCACGTCGATCGCGCCGGTTCTTGCACGCACTTCGGTCATCAGCCGCTCGACATCTGCCGCTTGGCTGACATCACAACGTATCGCCAGCGCTATGCCGCCCTTCGCCGCGATGTCTTCTGCGATATCGCGGATGCGCGCCTCGTTCCGCGCGGACAGAACGACCTTCGCACCCGCTTTCGCAAAATACCGCGCCGCAGCCTCGCCAATGCCTCGGCTCGCACCGGTGACTACGACTGTGTTGTTCCTGATCCGGGTCATAGTCCCGTCTTCTGTTCCGACGGTCATCACATCATCTCTCCAAAGGCGGCCTCGACAGATTTCTGATCGGTGCGCCAAGCATCGAAGACATCCGCTGCGGATGCCGGGTAGACGTCCTCATGGCCCGCGACGACGGCGGCCAGAACATCGCGCACGACGGCCTCGGGGCTGTCCTTGGGGGCGTCGACGCCCGCGAGCATGTCGGTGTCGATGCCAGCAGGAAACGCGTTTATGATCTGGATGCCTTTGGGCCGCAGATAGGCACGCAAGGACATGGCCATCGACCATGCCGCTGCCTTCGATGCGTTGTAGCCCGCAAAGCCCGGCGCACTGACGAATGACAGAAGCGTCAGCATGTTGACCACAGCCCCACCGCCATTGGCCTCGATGATCGGCGTGAAGGCTTGTGTCATGCGGCGCAAGCCGTCGTTGTTGACCGCCATATCCGTGGCCAACCCGGCATCGGTCGCCTCAAGAGCACCGCCAAATGTCAGGGAGCCCGCGTTGTTGATGAGCAAATTGACATCGCCTGCCGCTTGTGCAGCAGCCTCAACGGAACCAGAATCCGTGACATCAAGCTGAAGCGGGACAACGCGGCCCGGGTCGAGGGCAACCGTGGCGCCAAGGCTGTCCGGATTGCGCGCACAGGCGTAGACTTTCGCAGCCCCGGTCTTGATCAGTTGAGCCACATATTCCTGTCCGACGCCGCGATTGGCGCCCGTGACAAGAACGATTGAGTCTTGGATTTCCATGAGTGCTCTCCATGAGTTGGTTTGATGGAGAACAATTACTCGTGCGAAAAAAGTTGAAAAAGTCTTCCGTGCGAACAGCAATCGTGCAAAATATGCATTAATGAATATCAACGACCTCAAGATTGTCTCGCTCGTAGCAGAGCAGGGAAGCTTCGCCGCGGCATCCCGTGTTCTGTCCGTCGATCCGTCCTCGGTCTCGCGGACAGTGGCGGCTGTCGAGGCCAGATTGGGTCTGCGGCTGTTTCGGCGCTCCACTCGTTCATTGTCCGCTACCGAAGAGGGCAAAATCTATCTCAGTCGGCTACGACCTTTGTTGGACGAGCTGGATCAGGCCCAAGACGCCGCCCGCGAAGTCTCCCGCCGACCATCGGGCACCTTGCGCCTGACCGCCTCGGTCGCCTTTGCGCACAAATGCATCGTGCCGCACCTTTCAGACTTTCAGGCGCTCTATCCCGATATCGCGCTCGAAATCCTGCCAAGCGACGCTAACCTCGACCTTACGGCAAACGCGATCGATCTTGCGATCCGGCTCGCTCCGTCCCCGTCCGGCGACCTTGTCAGTACAAAGCTGATGGGCACGGTTTATCGGGTCATTGCATCGCCAGAGTATCTTTCCCGCTCCGGGCCCCTGTCGAAACCAGAGGACCTGCAGGCCCATAACTGCCTGCGATTCGCACTGCCAGAATTTCGAACCCGCTGGCGCTTTCGGTCCGGTGGGGACGCGCCGACGGACGTCCCGGTGTCAGGAAACCTGATCATCGCGAATGCCTTGTCGCTTCGACAGGCCGCGCTCAATGGCCTCGGCCCAGCCTTGCTGGCCGATTGGTTGATCAACGATGATATCGCGCGAGGAACGCTTGTGGACCTTTTTCCGGACACCGATTGCACAGCAACGGAATTCGATACAGCGGCCTGGGCCCTGTATCCCTCGCGCAGCTACCTGCCCAGCAAAGTGCGCGTTGCGATCGACTTCTTGCGTGAGAAGTTGAGGTAGAGCAA
Coding sequences within:
- a CDS encoding pentapeptide repeat-containing protein translates to MATFAATVGTYLLLEQNKLFAEQIQTIQDQALETLYLETFDTLEQDGASTPRAEARASLFFSRLPTPQRQAVGPEVSGLVDFGRCNQVKLQSVPDRVRGLLVLDLSPSVVPTRMIDLADYRSSQGDLAGAFLSSRVSRALLDDEVISRVGGTSASDSILTNDLAKRVSISSSSFANVTWPRMIAEESQIQDSCFDGSILSDASFELASLRNVSFESADLDRANFDQGKHVNVDFSDARMRGSNLDQTVLRNVQFKGTNLAFARFGSVDENLIFENVSFEGANLSGAVITEVREWQVIGLETACTHPRWPVCIEGQGVMDLSSGDQRCNANETPEILSEILDSFFASHADLSDHLERYNSCIRSESF
- a CDS encoding DUF1330 domain-containing protein, producing the protein MKMMIKRPAAILAGAIFGFSASFAAADESNVSTPAYLLANLYVEDFETYTSDYANHLGPLLADVGAEVLVVAPAVTKLEGDNGANLTIVVRFPSMDAAEMYFSTDNYSALRPARIATTDGDVSTLVLAPGFNPQSD
- a CDS encoding LysR family transcriptional regulator codes for the protein MNINDLKIVSLVAEQGSFAAASRVLSVDPSSVSRTVAAVEARLGLRLFRRSTRSLSATEEGKIYLSRLRPLLDELDQAQDAAREVSRRPSGTLRLTASVAFAHKCIVPHLSDFQALYPDIALEILPSDANLDLTANAIDLAIRLAPSPSGDLVSTKLMGTVYRVIASPEYLSRSGPLSKPEDLQAHNCLRFALPEFRTRWRFRSGGDAPTDVPVSGNLIIANALSLRQAALNGLGPALLADWLINDDIARGTLVDLFPDTDCTATEFDTAAWALYPSRSYLPSKVRVAIDFLREKLR
- a CDS encoding SDR family NAD(P)-dependent oxidoreductase, translated to MEIQDSIVLVTGANRGVGQEYVAQLIKTGAAKVYACARNPDSLGATVALDPGRVVPLQLDVTDSGSVEAAAQAAGDVNLLINNAGSLTFGGALEATDAGLATDMAVNNDGLRRMTQAFTPIIEANGGGAVVNMLTLLSFVSAPGFAGYNASKAAAWSMAMSLRAYLRPKGIQIINAFPAGIDTDMLAGVDAPKDSPEAVVRDVLAAVVAGHEDVYPASAADVFDAWRTDQKSVEAAFGEMM
- a CDS encoding SDR family oxidoreductase; its protein translation is MTRIRNNTVVVTGASRGIGEAAARYFAKAGAKVVLSARNEARIRDIAEDIAAKGGIALAIRCDVSQAADVERLMTEVRARTGAIDVLVNNAGTIDPIARLADSDPQAWGQIVDVNLKGVYHGLRYAIPWMVESGGGTILNISSGAATSALEGWSHYCATKAAVLSLTRVAHKEYGPQGVRVIGLSPGTVATDMQVSIRTSGINPVSQLDPNVHIPPEWVAKALLWLCGPDADPHLGTDFSIKTNEGRAAVGLALAD